In Phyllopteryx taeniolatus isolate TA_2022b chromosome 6, UOR_Ptae_1.2, whole genome shotgun sequence, one genomic interval encodes:
- the LOC133480216 gene encoding serine/arginine repetitive matrix protein 1-like isoform X4 → MHLTKNGDASYQWETPTGCVMTWPFEEDPLRRATRTPSCAPRVGPVRTSSPREESAAGNSARADANDEGKMLSPIVFDSEEEKNVSAIKPSSDKLDDVESPPRKFVISGGKNGLRAQPHEKSPAASDKTLQMQALSKSAQQPSAPAPEKDCEDVHRESTVESSPPPVNKDIWTFLKKARDAGRSKAKPKTLTPSPPPELEDDFLILDDDVPFRFSIPTKPKSKQERSKKSSGDKGSSPDGGSEDNGPETHPPGRKSAEEQTARKKPQKNEPAHRDAPPKKNRQRPREATADRKVGRSPGVPKSSKAGRDDPKSGRPDAKAKRRKARRHERADADADFDFGKLDPAQDSAAGRTFEQNHQSAPSESSPEAHQVLGKRKRNPPGEWWLSCLRNAEQPEPGDAASRSPKSRPKKDGERAQGGKLKKKKKKKGALKNTTTTDGAEEMKEQEQDSAPLLFSPPEFTRRDRSRKSEGQAFPQVSRKKKVSREPTPPSPTASFEQPAEKRRTRPPGEWWKAAGAPKDAEAESRRLLDPARERAGLGEGAKDPRSRTPPGSDGGAVGRPPRVPKSLKSSVDRFTGRTLPGNGDAAGSDDVAVRVYTPDNHGGTFSADGGRAGPDGVCPSQDMSGKHGASDHSCHVFLISSWFCLFWVRGSRFHSGPVCMIDLEPYDDADLPSTRQPSAELSVSDLCAPPLKPFSLRAKDEADLTEWLRYLFPTTLKGKKNQNLANVSPDHFDWYFHKGRAVGVAEDLRCASFSQGKMLLGSFMKKPLWVDHSATTVFFLLTSSVGVIVDNMESCVHAGNSFMVPCGHAYSIQNLTAQPAVLCFNRILTESPD, encoded by the exons CCTTTTGAAGAAGATCCGTTGCGCCGCGCGACACGCACGCCAAGCTGCGCACCCCGCGTCG GGCCAGTGAGGACGTCGAGCCCGCGAGAGGAGAGCGCAGCTGGCAATTCTGCGCGGGCAGACGCTAACGACGAAGGCAAAATGCTGTCGCCGATCGTCTTTGACtccgaagaagaaaaaaacgtgTCCGCGATTAAACCGTCATCTGACAA ACTTGATGACGTGGAGTCTCCCCCGAGAAAGTTCGTCATCAGCGGCGGCAAGAACGGGTTGCGGGCACAACC TCATGAGAAAAGTCCCGCGGCCAGTGACAAGACTCTCCAAATGCAAGCGTTGAG cAAGTCGGCGCAGCAGCCGAGTGCGCCCGCTCCCGAGAAGGACTGTGAGGACGTTCACAGGGAGTCCACGGTGGAGAGCTCGCCTCCCCCCGTCAACAAAGACATCTGGACCTTCCTGAAGAAGGCTCGAGACGCCGGGCGGTCCAAAGCCAAACC gAAGACCCTGACGCCCTCACCCCCTCCCGAATTGGAGGACGATTTCCTGATTCTGGACGACGATGTGCCTTTTCGCTTTTCCATCCCCACTAAACCCAAAAGTAAGCAAGAAAGGAGCAAAAAGTCCAGCGGTGACAAAGGCAGCTCGCCGGACGGAGGCTCCGAGGACAACGGGCCGGAGACGCATCCGCCCGGCCGCAAGTCAGCCGAAGAGCAGACGGCCCGcaaaaaaccccaaaagaaCGAGCCGGCGCATCGTgacgccccccccaaaaagaatcgACAGCGTCCGCGTGAGGCGACCGCCGACCGGAAAGTCGGACGTTCTCCCGGGGTGCCGAAGTCTTCCAAAGCCGGCAGAGACGATCCCAAGAGCGGCAGGCCGGATGCAAAAGCCAAAAGAAGGAAGGCGCGGCGTCACGAGCGTGCCGATGCCGACGCGG ATTTTGACTTTGGGAAACTCGACCCTGCGCAGGATTCGGCGGCCGGTCGAACATTTGAACAAAACCATCAGTCTGCTCCTAGCGAGAGTTCCCCCGAAGCACATCAGGTGCTGGgcaagaggaaaagaaaccCGCCCGGGGAGTGGTGGCTGAGCTGCCTTCGGAACGCGGAGCAGCCTGAGCCCGGAGACGCGGCGTCGAGAAGCCCAAAGTCGAGGCCCAAAAAGGACGGCGAAAGGGCCCAGGGGGGaaagttgaaaaagaaaaagaaaaagaaaggagCGCTGAAGAACACGACCACCACAGATGGAGCGGAAGAAATGAAAGAGCAGGAGCAGGACTCTGCTCCTCTGCTCTTCAGTCCTCCGGAATTCACCCGACGAGACCGGAGCCGCAAATCGG AGGGTCAAGCGTTCCCGCAAgtttcaagaaagaaaaaagtgtcCCGCGAGCCCACCCCGCCGAGTCCCACGGCGTCTTTCGAGCAGCCGGCGGAGAAACGACGAACCAGACCGCCCGGCGAGTGGTGGAAAGCCGCCGGCGCGCCGAAGGACGCCGAGGCGGAGTCCCGTCGGCTTCTCGACCCGGCTCGCGAAAGGGCCGGCCTGGGCGAGGGAGCAAAAGACCCCCGAAGCAGAACTCCGCCAGGATCAGACGGAGGTGCCGTCGGACGTCCGCCGCGGGTGCCCAAAAGTCTCAAGTCCTCTGTGGACCGTTTCACCGGCCGGACCTTACCCGGCAACGGAGACGCCGCCGGAAGTGATGACGTCGCGGTGCGGGTCTACACTCCCGACAACCACGGCGGAACCTTCAGCGCGGACGGAGGTCGAGCCGGCCCGGACGGCGTCTGCCCTTCGCAGGACATGTCAGGAAAACACGGCGCTTCCGATCACTCGTGCCATGTGTTTCTCATTTCTTCatggttttgtcttttttgggtgCGGGGGAGCAGATTTCATAGCGGGCCGGTGTGCATGATCGATCTGGAACCGTACGACGACGCCG ACCTCCCGTCGACCAGACAGCCTTCGGCCGAGCTGTCCGTCAGCGACCTGTGCGCTCCGCCCCTCAAGCCGTTCTCCCTGCGGGCCAAGGACGAGGCCGACCTGACCGAGTGGCTCCGCTATCTGTTCCCCACCACCCTGAAAGGAAAGAAGAACCAGA ATTTGGCCAACGTCTCCCCCGACCACTTTGACTGGTACTTCCACAAAGGCCGAGCCGTGGGCGTCGCGGAGGATCTGCGTTGTGCGTCCTTCTCCCAAGGGAAAATGCTGCTCGGCTCCTTCATGAAGAAACCTCTGTGGGTCGACCACAGCGCCACCACG GTTTTTTTCCTGCTAACAAGCTCCGTCGGTGTCATCGTAGACAACATGGAGTCGTGTGTGCACGCGGGCAATTCCTTCATGGTGCCGTGCG GCCACGCCTACAGCATCCAGAACCTGACGGCGCAGCCCGCCGTCCTCTGCTTCAACAGGATTCTCACCGAGAGCCCCGACTGA
- the LOC133480216 gene encoding serine/arginine repetitive matrix protein 1-like isoform X2 — MGDADRMCDDLDFHSDRPSSLRLSESDPDLTPEPAAPFEEDPLRRATRTPSCAPRVGPVRTSSPREESAAGNSARADANDEGKMLSPIVFDSEEEKNVSAIKPSSDKLDDVESPPRKFVISGGKNGLRAQPHEKSPAASDKTLQMQALSKSAQQPSAPAPEKDCEDVHRESTVESSPPPVNKDIWTFLKKARDAGRSKAKPKTLTPSPPPELEDDFLILDDDVPFRFSIPTKPKSKQERSKKSSGDKGSSPDGGSEDNGPETHPPGRKSAEEQTARKKPQKNEPAHRDAPPKKNRQRPREATADRKVGRSPGVPKSSKAGRDDPKSGRPDAKAKRRKARRHERADADADFDFGKLDPAQDSAAGRTFEQNHQSAPSESSPEAHQVLGKRKRNPPGEWWLSCLRNAEQPEPGDAASRSPKSRPKKDGERAQGGKLKKKKKKKGALKNTTTTDGAEEMKEQEQDSAPLLFSPPEFTRRDRSRKSEGQAFPQVSRKKKVSREPTPPSPTASFEQPAEKRRTRPPGEWWKAAGAPKDAEAESRRLLDPARERAGLGEGAKDPRSRTPPGSDGGAVGRPPRVPKSLKSSVDRFTGRTLPGNGDAAGSDDVAVRVYTPDNHGGTFSADGGRAGPDGVCPSQDMSGKHGASDHSCHVFLISSWFCLFWVRGSRFHSGPVCMIDLEPYDDADLPSTRQPSAELSVSDLCAPPLKPFSLRAKDEADLTEWLRYLFPTTLKGKKNQNLANVSPDHFDWYFHKGRAVGVAEDLRCASFSQGKMLLGSFMKKPLWVDHSATTVFFLLTSSVGVIVDNMESCVHAGNSFMVPCGHAYSIQNLTAQPAVLCFNRILTESPD; from the exons CCTTTTGAAGAAGATCCGTTGCGCCGCGCGACACGCACGCCAAGCTGCGCACCCCGCGTCG GGCCAGTGAGGACGTCGAGCCCGCGAGAGGAGAGCGCAGCTGGCAATTCTGCGCGGGCAGACGCTAACGACGAAGGCAAAATGCTGTCGCCGATCGTCTTTGACtccgaagaagaaaaaaacgtgTCCGCGATTAAACCGTCATCTGACAA ACTTGATGACGTGGAGTCTCCCCCGAGAAAGTTCGTCATCAGCGGCGGCAAGAACGGGTTGCGGGCACAACC TCATGAGAAAAGTCCCGCGGCCAGTGACAAGACTCTCCAAATGCAAGCGTTGAG cAAGTCGGCGCAGCAGCCGAGTGCGCCCGCTCCCGAGAAGGACTGTGAGGACGTTCACAGGGAGTCCACGGTGGAGAGCTCGCCTCCCCCCGTCAACAAAGACATCTGGACCTTCCTGAAGAAGGCTCGAGACGCCGGGCGGTCCAAAGCCAAACC gAAGACCCTGACGCCCTCACCCCCTCCCGAATTGGAGGACGATTTCCTGATTCTGGACGACGATGTGCCTTTTCGCTTTTCCATCCCCACTAAACCCAAAAGTAAGCAAGAAAGGAGCAAAAAGTCCAGCGGTGACAAAGGCAGCTCGCCGGACGGAGGCTCCGAGGACAACGGGCCGGAGACGCATCCGCCCGGCCGCAAGTCAGCCGAAGAGCAGACGGCCCGcaaaaaaccccaaaagaaCGAGCCGGCGCATCGTgacgccccccccaaaaagaatcgACAGCGTCCGCGTGAGGCGACCGCCGACCGGAAAGTCGGACGTTCTCCCGGGGTGCCGAAGTCTTCCAAAGCCGGCAGAGACGATCCCAAGAGCGGCAGGCCGGATGCAAAAGCCAAAAGAAGGAAGGCGCGGCGTCACGAGCGTGCCGATGCCGACGCGG ATTTTGACTTTGGGAAACTCGACCCTGCGCAGGATTCGGCGGCCGGTCGAACATTTGAACAAAACCATCAGTCTGCTCCTAGCGAGAGTTCCCCCGAAGCACATCAGGTGCTGGgcaagaggaaaagaaaccCGCCCGGGGAGTGGTGGCTGAGCTGCCTTCGGAACGCGGAGCAGCCTGAGCCCGGAGACGCGGCGTCGAGAAGCCCAAAGTCGAGGCCCAAAAAGGACGGCGAAAGGGCCCAGGGGGGaaagttgaaaaagaaaaagaaaaagaaaggagCGCTGAAGAACACGACCACCACAGATGGAGCGGAAGAAATGAAAGAGCAGGAGCAGGACTCTGCTCCTCTGCTCTTCAGTCCTCCGGAATTCACCCGACGAGACCGGAGCCGCAAATCGG AGGGTCAAGCGTTCCCGCAAgtttcaagaaagaaaaaagtgtcCCGCGAGCCCACCCCGCCGAGTCCCACGGCGTCTTTCGAGCAGCCGGCGGAGAAACGACGAACCAGACCGCCCGGCGAGTGGTGGAAAGCCGCCGGCGCGCCGAAGGACGCCGAGGCGGAGTCCCGTCGGCTTCTCGACCCGGCTCGCGAAAGGGCCGGCCTGGGCGAGGGAGCAAAAGACCCCCGAAGCAGAACTCCGCCAGGATCAGACGGAGGTGCCGTCGGACGTCCGCCGCGGGTGCCCAAAAGTCTCAAGTCCTCTGTGGACCGTTTCACCGGCCGGACCTTACCCGGCAACGGAGACGCCGCCGGAAGTGATGACGTCGCGGTGCGGGTCTACACTCCCGACAACCACGGCGGAACCTTCAGCGCGGACGGAGGTCGAGCCGGCCCGGACGGCGTCTGCCCTTCGCAGGACATGTCAGGAAAACACGGCGCTTCCGATCACTCGTGCCATGTGTTTCTCATTTCTTCatggttttgtcttttttgggtgCGGGGGAGCAGATTTCATAGCGGGCCGGTGTGCATGATCGATCTGGAACCGTACGACGACGCCG ACCTCCCGTCGACCAGACAGCCTTCGGCCGAGCTGTCCGTCAGCGACCTGTGCGCTCCGCCCCTCAAGCCGTTCTCCCTGCGGGCCAAGGACGAGGCCGACCTGACCGAGTGGCTCCGCTATCTGTTCCCCACCACCCTGAAAGGAAAGAAGAACCAGA ATTTGGCCAACGTCTCCCCCGACCACTTTGACTGGTACTTCCACAAAGGCCGAGCCGTGGGCGTCGCGGAGGATCTGCGTTGTGCGTCCTTCTCCCAAGGGAAAATGCTGCTCGGCTCCTTCATGAAGAAACCTCTGTGGGTCGACCACAGCGCCACCACG GTTTTTTTCCTGCTAACAAGCTCCGTCGGTGTCATCGTAGACAACATGGAGTCGTGTGTGCACGCGGGCAATTCCTTCATGGTGCCGTGCG GCCACGCCTACAGCATCCAGAACCTGACGGCGCAGCCCGCCGTCCTCTGCTTCAACAGGATTCTCACCGAGAGCCCCGACTGA
- the LOC133480216 gene encoding serine/arginine repetitive matrix protein 1-like isoform X3, producing the protein MTWRKPIDICAPNEEWRRKLSMGDADRMCDDLDFHSDRPSSLRLSESDPDLTPEPAAPFEEDPLRRATRTPSCAPRVGPVRTSSPREESAAGNSARADANDEGKMLSPIVFDSEEEKNVSAIKPSSDKLDDVESPPRKFVISGGKNGLRAQPHEKSPAASDKTLQMQALSKSAQQPSAPAPEKDCEDVHRESTVESSPPPVNKDIWTFLKKARDAGRSKAKPKTLTPSPPPELEDDFLILDDDVPFRFSIPTKPKSKQERSKKSSGDKGSSPDGGSEDNGPETHPPGRKSAEEQTARKKPQKNEPAHRDAPPKKNRQRPREATADRKVGRSPGVPKSSKAGRDDPKSGRPDAKAKRRKARRHERADADADFDFGKLDPAQDSAAGRTFEQNHQSAPSESSPEAHQVLGKRKRNPPGEWWLSCLRNAEQPEPGDAASRSPKSRPKKDGERAQGGKLKKKKKKKGALKNTTTTDGAEEMKEQEQDSAPLLFSPPEFTRRDRSRKSEGQAFPQVSRKKKVSREPTPPSPTASFEQPAEKRRTRPPGEWWKAAGAPKDAEAESRRLLDPARERAGLGEGAKDPRSRTPPGSDGGAVGRPPRVPKSLKSSVDRFTGRTLPGNGDAAGSDDVAVRVYTPDNHGGTFSADGGRAGPDGVCPSQDIFHSGPVCMIDLEPYDDADLPSTRQPSAELSVSDLCAPPLKPFSLRAKDEADLTEWLRYLFPTTLKGKKNQNLANVSPDHFDWYFHKGRAVGVAEDLRCASFSQGKMLLGSFMKKPLWVDHSATTVFFLLTSSVGVIVDNMESCVHAGNSFMVPCGHAYSIQNLTAQPAVLCFNRILTESPD; encoded by the exons CCTTTTGAAGAAGATCCGTTGCGCCGCGCGACACGCACGCCAAGCTGCGCACCCCGCGTCG GGCCAGTGAGGACGTCGAGCCCGCGAGAGGAGAGCGCAGCTGGCAATTCTGCGCGGGCAGACGCTAACGACGAAGGCAAAATGCTGTCGCCGATCGTCTTTGACtccgaagaagaaaaaaacgtgTCCGCGATTAAACCGTCATCTGACAA ACTTGATGACGTGGAGTCTCCCCCGAGAAAGTTCGTCATCAGCGGCGGCAAGAACGGGTTGCGGGCACAACC TCATGAGAAAAGTCCCGCGGCCAGTGACAAGACTCTCCAAATGCAAGCGTTGAG cAAGTCGGCGCAGCAGCCGAGTGCGCCCGCTCCCGAGAAGGACTGTGAGGACGTTCACAGGGAGTCCACGGTGGAGAGCTCGCCTCCCCCCGTCAACAAAGACATCTGGACCTTCCTGAAGAAGGCTCGAGACGCCGGGCGGTCCAAAGCCAAACC gAAGACCCTGACGCCCTCACCCCCTCCCGAATTGGAGGACGATTTCCTGATTCTGGACGACGATGTGCCTTTTCGCTTTTCCATCCCCACTAAACCCAAAAGTAAGCAAGAAAGGAGCAAAAAGTCCAGCGGTGACAAAGGCAGCTCGCCGGACGGAGGCTCCGAGGACAACGGGCCGGAGACGCATCCGCCCGGCCGCAAGTCAGCCGAAGAGCAGACGGCCCGcaaaaaaccccaaaagaaCGAGCCGGCGCATCGTgacgccccccccaaaaagaatcgACAGCGTCCGCGTGAGGCGACCGCCGACCGGAAAGTCGGACGTTCTCCCGGGGTGCCGAAGTCTTCCAAAGCCGGCAGAGACGATCCCAAGAGCGGCAGGCCGGATGCAAAAGCCAAAAGAAGGAAGGCGCGGCGTCACGAGCGTGCCGATGCCGACGCGG ATTTTGACTTTGGGAAACTCGACCCTGCGCAGGATTCGGCGGCCGGTCGAACATTTGAACAAAACCATCAGTCTGCTCCTAGCGAGAGTTCCCCCGAAGCACATCAGGTGCTGGgcaagaggaaaagaaaccCGCCCGGGGAGTGGTGGCTGAGCTGCCTTCGGAACGCGGAGCAGCCTGAGCCCGGAGACGCGGCGTCGAGAAGCCCAAAGTCGAGGCCCAAAAAGGACGGCGAAAGGGCCCAGGGGGGaaagttgaaaaagaaaaagaaaaagaaaggagCGCTGAAGAACACGACCACCACAGATGGAGCGGAAGAAATGAAAGAGCAGGAGCAGGACTCTGCTCCTCTGCTCTTCAGTCCTCCGGAATTCACCCGACGAGACCGGAGCCGCAAATCGG AGGGTCAAGCGTTCCCGCAAgtttcaagaaagaaaaaagtgtcCCGCGAGCCCACCCCGCCGAGTCCCACGGCGTCTTTCGAGCAGCCGGCGGAGAAACGACGAACCAGACCGCCCGGCGAGTGGTGGAAAGCCGCCGGCGCGCCGAAGGACGCCGAGGCGGAGTCCCGTCGGCTTCTCGACCCGGCTCGCGAAAGGGCCGGCCTGGGCGAGGGAGCAAAAGACCCCCGAAGCAGAACTCCGCCAGGATCAGACGGAGGTGCCGTCGGACGTCCGCCGCGGGTGCCCAAAAGTCTCAAGTCCTCTGTGGACCGTTTCACCGGCCGGACCTTACCCGGCAACGGAGACGCCGCCGGAAGTGATGACGTCGCGGTGCGGGTCTACACTCCCGACAACCACGGCGGAACCTTCAGCGCGGACGGAGGTCGAGCCGGCCCGGACGGCGTCTGCCCTTCGCAGGACAT ATTTCATAGCGGGCCGGTGTGCATGATCGATCTGGAACCGTACGACGACGCCG ACCTCCCGTCGACCAGACAGCCTTCGGCCGAGCTGTCCGTCAGCGACCTGTGCGCTCCGCCCCTCAAGCCGTTCTCCCTGCGGGCCAAGGACGAGGCCGACCTGACCGAGTGGCTCCGCTATCTGTTCCCCACCACCCTGAAAGGAAAGAAGAACCAGA ATTTGGCCAACGTCTCCCCCGACCACTTTGACTGGTACTTCCACAAAGGCCGAGCCGTGGGCGTCGCGGAGGATCTGCGTTGTGCGTCCTTCTCCCAAGGGAAAATGCTGCTCGGCTCCTTCATGAAGAAACCTCTGTGGGTCGACCACAGCGCCACCACG GTTTTTTTCCTGCTAACAAGCTCCGTCGGTGTCATCGTAGACAACATGGAGTCGTGTGTGCACGCGGGCAATTCCTTCATGGTGCCGTGCG GCCACGCCTACAGCATCCAGAACCTGACGGCGCAGCCCGCCGTCCTCTGCTTCAACAGGATTCTCACCGAGAGCCCCGACTGA
- the LOC133480216 gene encoding serine/arginine repetitive matrix protein 1-like isoform X5, with protein sequence MTWPFEEDPLRRATRTPSCAPRVGPVRTSSPREESAAGNSARADANDEGKMLSPIVFDSEEEKNVSAIKPSSDKLDDVESPPRKFVISGGKNGLRAQPHEKSPAASDKTLQMQALSKSAQQPSAPAPEKDCEDVHRESTVESSPPPVNKDIWTFLKKARDAGRSKAKPKTLTPSPPPELEDDFLILDDDVPFRFSIPTKPKSKQERSKKSSGDKGSSPDGGSEDNGPETHPPGRKSAEEQTARKKPQKNEPAHRDAPPKKNRQRPREATADRKVGRSPGVPKSSKAGRDDPKSGRPDAKAKRRKARRHERADADADFDFGKLDPAQDSAAGRTFEQNHQSAPSESSPEAHQVLGKRKRNPPGEWWLSCLRNAEQPEPGDAASRSPKSRPKKDGERAQGGKLKKKKKKKGALKNTTTTDGAEEMKEQEQDSAPLLFSPPEFTRRDRSRKSEGQAFPQVSRKKKVSREPTPPSPTASFEQPAEKRRTRPPGEWWKAAGAPKDAEAESRRLLDPARERAGLGEGAKDPRSRTPPGSDGGAVGRPPRVPKSLKSSVDRFTGRTLPGNGDAAGSDDVAVRVYTPDNHGGTFSADGGRAGPDGVCPSQDMSGKHGASDHSCHVFLISSWFCLFWVRGSRFHSGPVCMIDLEPYDDADLPSTRQPSAELSVSDLCAPPLKPFSLRAKDEADLTEWLRYLFPTTLKGKKNQNLANVSPDHFDWYFHKGRAVGVAEDLRCASFSQGKMLLGSFMKKPLWVDHSATTVFFLLTSSVGVIVDNMESCVHAGNSFMVPCGHAYSIQNLTAQPAVLCFNRILTESPD encoded by the exons CCTTTTGAAGAAGATCCGTTGCGCCGCGCGACACGCACGCCAAGCTGCGCACCCCGCGTCG GGCCAGTGAGGACGTCGAGCCCGCGAGAGGAGAGCGCAGCTGGCAATTCTGCGCGGGCAGACGCTAACGACGAAGGCAAAATGCTGTCGCCGATCGTCTTTGACtccgaagaagaaaaaaacgtgTCCGCGATTAAACCGTCATCTGACAA ACTTGATGACGTGGAGTCTCCCCCGAGAAAGTTCGTCATCAGCGGCGGCAAGAACGGGTTGCGGGCACAACC TCATGAGAAAAGTCCCGCGGCCAGTGACAAGACTCTCCAAATGCAAGCGTTGAG cAAGTCGGCGCAGCAGCCGAGTGCGCCCGCTCCCGAGAAGGACTGTGAGGACGTTCACAGGGAGTCCACGGTGGAGAGCTCGCCTCCCCCCGTCAACAAAGACATCTGGACCTTCCTGAAGAAGGCTCGAGACGCCGGGCGGTCCAAAGCCAAACC gAAGACCCTGACGCCCTCACCCCCTCCCGAATTGGAGGACGATTTCCTGATTCTGGACGACGATGTGCCTTTTCGCTTTTCCATCCCCACTAAACCCAAAAGTAAGCAAGAAAGGAGCAAAAAGTCCAGCGGTGACAAAGGCAGCTCGCCGGACGGAGGCTCCGAGGACAACGGGCCGGAGACGCATCCGCCCGGCCGCAAGTCAGCCGAAGAGCAGACGGCCCGcaaaaaaccccaaaagaaCGAGCCGGCGCATCGTgacgccccccccaaaaagaatcgACAGCGTCCGCGTGAGGCGACCGCCGACCGGAAAGTCGGACGTTCTCCCGGGGTGCCGAAGTCTTCCAAAGCCGGCAGAGACGATCCCAAGAGCGGCAGGCCGGATGCAAAAGCCAAAAGAAGGAAGGCGCGGCGTCACGAGCGTGCCGATGCCGACGCGG ATTTTGACTTTGGGAAACTCGACCCTGCGCAGGATTCGGCGGCCGGTCGAACATTTGAACAAAACCATCAGTCTGCTCCTAGCGAGAGTTCCCCCGAAGCACATCAGGTGCTGGgcaagaggaaaagaaaccCGCCCGGGGAGTGGTGGCTGAGCTGCCTTCGGAACGCGGAGCAGCCTGAGCCCGGAGACGCGGCGTCGAGAAGCCCAAAGTCGAGGCCCAAAAAGGACGGCGAAAGGGCCCAGGGGGGaaagttgaaaaagaaaaagaaaaagaaaggagCGCTGAAGAACACGACCACCACAGATGGAGCGGAAGAAATGAAAGAGCAGGAGCAGGACTCTGCTCCTCTGCTCTTCAGTCCTCCGGAATTCACCCGACGAGACCGGAGCCGCAAATCGG AGGGTCAAGCGTTCCCGCAAgtttcaagaaagaaaaaagtgtcCCGCGAGCCCACCCCGCCGAGTCCCACGGCGTCTTTCGAGCAGCCGGCGGAGAAACGACGAACCAGACCGCCCGGCGAGTGGTGGAAAGCCGCCGGCGCGCCGAAGGACGCCGAGGCGGAGTCCCGTCGGCTTCTCGACCCGGCTCGCGAAAGGGCCGGCCTGGGCGAGGGAGCAAAAGACCCCCGAAGCAGAACTCCGCCAGGATCAGACGGAGGTGCCGTCGGACGTCCGCCGCGGGTGCCCAAAAGTCTCAAGTCCTCTGTGGACCGTTTCACCGGCCGGACCTTACCCGGCAACGGAGACGCCGCCGGAAGTGATGACGTCGCGGTGCGGGTCTACACTCCCGACAACCACGGCGGAACCTTCAGCGCGGACGGAGGTCGAGCCGGCCCGGACGGCGTCTGCCCTTCGCAGGACATGTCAGGAAAACACGGCGCTTCCGATCACTCGTGCCATGTGTTTCTCATTTCTTCatggttttgtcttttttgggtgCGGGGGAGCAGATTTCATAGCGGGCCGGTGTGCATGATCGATCTGGAACCGTACGACGACGCCG ACCTCCCGTCGACCAGACAGCCTTCGGCCGAGCTGTCCGTCAGCGACCTGTGCGCTCCGCCCCTCAAGCCGTTCTCCCTGCGGGCCAAGGACGAGGCCGACCTGACCGAGTGGCTCCGCTATCTGTTCCCCACCACCCTGAAAGGAAAGAAGAACCAGA ATTTGGCCAACGTCTCCCCCGACCACTTTGACTGGTACTTCCACAAAGGCCGAGCCGTGGGCGTCGCGGAGGATCTGCGTTGTGCGTCCTTCTCCCAAGGGAAAATGCTGCTCGGCTCCTTCATGAAGAAACCTCTGTGGGTCGACCACAGCGCCACCACG GTTTTTTTCCTGCTAACAAGCTCCGTCGGTGTCATCGTAGACAACATGGAGTCGTGTGTGCACGCGGGCAATTCCTTCATGGTGCCGTGCG GCCACGCCTACAGCATCCAGAACCTGACGGCGCAGCCCGCCGTCCTCTGCTTCAACAGGATTCTCACCGAGAGCCCCGACTGA